From Elephas maximus indicus isolate mEleMax1 chromosome 25, mEleMax1 primary haplotype, whole genome shotgun sequence, the proteins below share one genomic window:
- the SCAND1 gene encoding SCAN domain-containing protein 1 produces the protein MAATEESLATTGPSGSPAAPPEEQDGAGPTSDPERNSAGSFSIPEASPPVPEPSSPHAAVPEAIPTPPEAASAALELPAGPAPLGFAPLVDAAPRSPPSPGCSRPGPETFRQRFRQFRYQDAAGPREAFRQLRELSRQWLRPDIRTKEQIVEMLVQEQLLAILPEAARARRRGRRTDVRITG, from the coding sequence ATGGCAGCAACGGAGGAGAGCTTGGCGACCACCGGGCCGTCTGGGAGCCCCGCAGCGCCTCCGGAGGAACAGGATGGAGCCGGCCCGACGTCGGACCCGGAACGTAACTCCGCAGGTTCCTTTTCGATTCCAGAGGCCTCACCGCCTGTCCCCGAACCCTCCAGCCCCCACGCCGCGGTCCCCGAGGCGATCCCTACGCCTCCCGAGGCAGCTTCCGCAGCCCTGGAGCTGCCCGCTGGGCCCGCGCCCCTGGGCTTTGCTCCTCTGGTCGACGCCGCTCCGCGCTCGCCCCCGAGCCCTGGATGCTCCCGACCCGGCCCCGAGACGTTCCGCCAGCGCTTCCGGCAGTTCCGATACCAGGACGCGGCGGGCCCGCGGGAGGCGTTCCGGCAGCTGCGGGAGCTTTCCCGCCAGTGGCTGCGGCCCGACATCCGCACCAAGGAGCAGATCGTGGAGATGCTGGTGCAGGAGCAGCTGCTCGCCATCCTGCCCGAGGCAGCACGGGCCCGGCGGCGGGGCCGCCGCACCGATGTGCGCATCACGGGCTGA